One segment of Curtobacterium sp. MR_MD2014 DNA contains the following:
- a CDS encoding NADPH-dependent FMN reductase — translation MTNVLALVGSLRAGSINRKLAEAAEQHAPEGITLTTFDGIVDLPFYNEDIDGDTPPAAAVAFRDAVAASDAVLLVTPEYNGTMPAVLKNALDWGSRPFGSSPLSGKPLAVIGSAFGQYGGVWAHDDARKSAGIAGAKVLEDVKVAIPQSVVRFAETHPREDAEVVELVQGALRALAGAADERVAA, via the coding sequence ATGACGAACGTCCTCGCCCTCGTCGGCAGCCTGCGCGCCGGCTCGATCAACCGGAAGCTCGCCGAGGCTGCCGAGCAGCACGCCCCCGAGGGGATCACCCTCACGACGTTCGACGGCATCGTCGACCTGCCCTTCTACAACGAGGACATCGACGGCGACACCCCGCCGGCCGCCGCCGTCGCCTTCCGCGACGCCGTCGCCGCATCGGACGCGGTCCTGCTCGTCACCCCCGAGTACAACGGCACGATGCCGGCCGTGCTGAAGAACGCGCTCGACTGGGGCTCGCGGCCCTTCGGCTCGTCGCCGCTGTCCGGCAAGCCGCTCGCGGTGATCGGCTCGGCGTTCGGCCAGTACGGCGGTGTGTGGGCACACGACGACGCCCGCAAGTCGGCGGGGATCGCGGGTGCGAAGGTCCTGGAGGACGTCAAGGTCGCCATCCCGCAGTCGGTGGTCCGGTTCGCGGAGACCCACCCGCGCGAGGACGCCGAGGTCGTCGAGCTCGTGCAGGGCGCGCTCCGCGCCCTGGCCGGTGCGGCGGACGAGCGCGTCGCCGCCTGA
- a CDS encoding glycoside hydrolase family 13 protein: protein MSSHRTPASSPRTTDPDWWRQAVVYQVYPRSFADTDADGLGDIAGITSRVPYLASLGVDAVWLSPFTPSPLADGGYDVADYRDVDPRLGTLDDLDAFVRAAHEHDVRVIVDVVPNHTSDQHEWFRQALAAEPGSPERARYVFRDGAGESGELPPSDWVSNFGGSAWTRVPDGQWYLHLFAPEQPDLDWSNPEVRADFEHTLRFWSDRGVDGFRVDVAHGLAKDLSTPYRPSNEKALPLDGSDPLYDRDEVHEIFATWRSVLDEYDPPRAAIAEAWAPAPRRVLYARPTELGQAFNFDLLEAPYDARAFHEIIERNLAMSAESGASSTWVLSNHDVVRHATRYGLPDGTDTDAWLLTDGTEPELDRGRGGRRARAATLLILALPGSTYLYQGEELGLHEAPAIPHELLQDPKWIRSGHTVKGRDGCRVPIPWTRTGPSFGFGDVAPHLPQPEDFGDSSVEAEDGDPASTLSLYRQATAARRRLQQGEELTWLDAGDDVVAFARHEGWRSVTNLGTSPVPMPSGTVVLASGPLDAGEGMLPGETTVWLG, encoded by the coding sequence GTGAGCAGCCACCGGACGCCCGCCAGCAGCCCGCGCACCACCGACCCGGACTGGTGGCGTCAGGCCGTCGTCTACCAGGTGTACCCGCGGAGCTTCGCCGACACCGACGCGGACGGCCTGGGGGACATCGCGGGCATCACGAGCCGTGTGCCGTACCTGGCGTCGCTCGGCGTCGACGCGGTGTGGTTGTCGCCCTTCACCCCCTCGCCGCTCGCCGACGGCGGGTACGACGTGGCGGACTACCGCGACGTCGACCCGCGCCTCGGCACGCTCGACGACCTCGACGCGTTCGTCCGCGCCGCACACGAGCACGACGTGCGCGTCATCGTCGACGTCGTGCCGAACCACACCTCCGACCAGCACGAGTGGTTCCGCCAGGCGCTCGCCGCAGAGCCAGGGTCACCCGAGCGGGCGCGCTACGTGTTCCGTGACGGAGCGGGGGAGTCGGGCGAGCTCCCGCCGAGCGACTGGGTGTCGAACTTCGGCGGCAGCGCGTGGACGCGGGTGCCGGACGGCCAGTGGTACCTGCACCTGTTCGCGCCCGAACAGCCCGACCTCGACTGGTCGAACCCCGAGGTGCGCGCCGACTTCGAGCACACCCTGCGGTTCTGGTCCGACCGCGGCGTGGACGGCTTCCGGGTCGACGTCGCGCACGGGCTCGCGAAGGACCTGTCGACGCCGTACCGTCCCTCGAACGAGAAGGCGCTGCCGCTGGACGGCTCCGACCCGCTGTACGACCGCGACGAGGTGCACGAGATCTTCGCGACGTGGCGCTCCGTGCTCGACGAGTACGACCCGCCCCGCGCCGCGATCGCCGAGGCCTGGGCGCCGGCCCCGCGTCGCGTGCTCTACGCCCGGCCCACCGAGCTCGGGCAGGCGTTCAACTTCGACCTGCTCGAGGCACCGTACGACGCACGGGCCTTCCACGAGATCATCGAGCGGAACCTCGCCATGTCGGCCGAGTCCGGCGCTTCCTCGACCTGGGTGCTGTCGAACCACGACGTCGTGCGGCACGCCACCCGCTACGGCCTGCCCGACGGCACCGACACGGATGCCTGGCTGCTCACCGACGGCACCGAGCCCGAGCTCGACCGTGGGCGCGGTGGACGTCGGGCGCGTGCGGCGACGCTGCTGATCCTGGCGTTGCCCGGGTCCACCTACCTGTACCAGGGCGAGGAGCTCGGCCTGCACGAGGCGCCCGCGATCCCCCACGAGCTCCTGCAGGACCCGAAGTGGATCCGCAGCGGGCACACGGTGAAGGGGCGGGACGGCTGCCGGGTCCCGATCCCCTGGACCCGGACGGGGCCGTCGTTCGGCTTCGGCGACGTCGCACCGCACCTGCCGCAGCCGGAGGACTTCGGCGACTCGTCGGTCGAGGCCGAGGACGGCGACCCCGCTTCGACGCTGTCGCTCTACCGGCAGGCGACGGCGGCTCGACGACGGCTGCAGCAGGGCGAGGAACTGACGTGGCTCGACGCCGGTGACGACGTCGTGGCGTTCGCCCGGCACGAGGGCTGGCGGTCCGTGACGAACCTCGGGACGTCCCCGGTGCCGATGCCGTCGGGCACGGTGGTGCTGGCGTCCGGGCCGCTCGACGCGGGCGAGGGGATGCTCCCGGGCGAGACCACGGTGTGGCTCGGGTGA
- a CDS encoding lectin-like domain-containing protein has product MTDTSIPTTTHRVAHPRRCRRPRGAITAGLVALAVLAAPALLPSSSSADDLAFPYRNGFDSAAGGTLSGDAQVVDGRLRLTDQTKDQAGAWSTDDTFRSDLGLDIEFSYAMYNTVGDQGADGLLLFLADGSAPQGVGAYGAALGYACRSSETEGGGRPCDLPGVPGGFAAVAVDHYGNFSQEINLSGLGRRPDSVVVRGSGDGTTGYRYVDGVQAPGGTLTDGPTKRKVRVSLVPGASGELFMTVRLEDGGLLRTVLDRVPLHGDAQAPLPDTLRLGFSAATGSFADVHEVDDLRVSQPVDLGVTQELPASGRPGQPFSYTVTASDAGPNRSDPSALHVDVPDGLRDVTWTCTATDGSSCGTASGTGDVDAGLDLIPGGAATVTVSGTVADDASGALESTATIAPPASLSDVDESDNRSVETSPIEAAPALEAQLETDKSVSPSVDVAPGDEVEYLVTAKNRGPDPAHDVGVVDDLPAAMRFTGSEDDCSAEGQHVTCRSEGDLAVGGTRSFRIRAVLDPGYTGDGSDVVNVATATSPTDPDGGDPSPEVTIGVTVPGDGDGDGDGDGEGDGGDEGDGDTGGPTPAGSASASPTPDAPMAARGGRTGGGGAGAGALAYTGAEGLGLLAALAAAAVGLGAGGWWVARRRRAADDPD; this is encoded by the coding sequence ATGACAGACACCTCGATCCCGACAACCACCCACCGCGTCGCACACCCCCGACGGTGTCGACGCCCGCGGGGTGCGATCACGGCCGGACTCGTGGCCCTTGCCGTCCTGGCGGCGCCGGCGCTCCTGCCCTCCAGCTCCTCGGCGGACGACCTCGCGTTCCCCTACCGCAACGGCTTCGACTCCGCCGCGGGCGGCACCCTGAGCGGCGACGCGCAGGTCGTCGACGGGCGGCTGCGGCTCACGGACCAGACGAAGGACCAGGCCGGAGCGTGGTCGACGGACGACACGTTCCGCTCGGACCTCGGACTCGACATCGAGTTCTCGTACGCCATGTACAACACGGTGGGCGACCAGGGTGCCGACGGGCTGCTGCTCTTCCTGGCGGACGGCAGCGCACCACAGGGCGTCGGAGCGTACGGCGCAGCGCTCGGGTACGCCTGCCGGTCGAGCGAGACCGAGGGCGGCGGGCGGCCCTGCGACCTGCCCGGCGTGCCGGGTGGCTTCGCGGCGGTGGCGGTCGACCACTACGGCAACTTCTCGCAGGAGATCAACCTGTCCGGGCTCGGGCGCCGACCGGACTCGGTCGTGGTCCGGGGATCGGGTGACGGCACCACCGGCTACCGGTACGTCGACGGGGTCCAGGCTCCCGGCGGCACCCTGACCGACGGGCCGACGAAGCGGAAGGTCCGGGTCAGTCTCGTGCCGGGGGCGTCGGGGGAACTCTTCATGACCGTGCGCCTCGAGGACGGGGGGCTGCTCCGCACCGTCCTCGACCGCGTGCCGCTGCACGGCGACGCCCAGGCTCCGCTCCCGGACACGCTCCGGCTCGGCTTCTCCGCCGCGACCGGCAGTTTCGCCGACGTCCACGAGGTCGACGACCTCCGGGTCTCCCAGCCCGTCGACCTCGGCGTCACCCAGGAGCTCCCCGCGTCCGGTCGGCCCGGGCAGCCGTTCTCGTACACCGTGACCGCGTCCGACGCCGGCCCGAACCGGTCCGACCCCAGCGCGCTGCACGTCGACGTCCCCGACGGTCTGCGGGACGTGACGTGGACCTGCACCGCGACCGACGGATCCTCCTGCGGAACGGCCAGCGGGACCGGCGACGTGGACGCCGGGCTCGACCTGATCCCGGGCGGCGCCGCGACGGTCACCGTGTCCGGGACCGTCGCGGACGACGCCTCGGGGGCGCTCGAGAGCACCGCCACCATCGCGCCTCCGGCGTCGCTGTCCGACGTCGACGAGTCCGACAACCGGTCCGTCGAGACGAGTCCGATCGAGGCGGCGCCGGCGCTCGAGGCGCAGCTCGAGACCGACAAGTCGGTGTCCCCGTCCGTCGACGTGGCACCGGGGGACGAGGTCGAGTACCTGGTGACGGCGAAGAACCGCGGTCCGGACCCCGCGCACGACGTGGGCGTGGTCGACGACCTGCCGGCGGCGATGCGCTTCACGGGGTCCGAGGACGACTGTTCGGCCGAGGGACAGCACGTGACGTGCCGGTCCGAGGGGGACCTGGCGGTGGGTGGGACGCGCTCCTTCCGCATCAGGGCGGTGCTCGACCCCGGCTACACCGGCGACGGGTCCGACGTCGTCAACGTGGCGACCGCGACGTCGCCCACCGATCCGGACGGGGGCGACCCGTCCCCGGAGGTCACGATCGGCGTCACGGTGCCCGGCGACGGCGACGGCGACGGCGACGGCGACGGTGAGGGTGACGGCGGTGACGAGGGCGACGGCGACACGGGCGGCCCGACGCCGGCCGGCTCCGCGAGCGCTTCGCCGACGCCGGACGCTCCGATGGCTGCGCGCGGCGGGCGGACGGGCGGCGGAGGGGCCGGCGCCGGGGCCCTCGCGTACACCGGCGCCGAGGGGCTCGGGCTCCTCGCCGCCCTGGCTGCTGCCGCCGTCGGGCTCGGGGCCGGCGGCTGGTGGGTCGCACGACGCCGGCGCGCGGCCGACGACCCCGACTGA
- a CDS encoding DUF308 domain-containing protein, with translation MSDSVDDAGQRARYWPIPVLRAVPAAVVALVITFSSNHAAGYGLLLFGGFVIVDALVLGWAALRRMPSDERSRPTTFVQAVVSLVAGVAALATNGVGLGAFITVVVGWAVLTGALELAQGLRARGRSPFARDWTTIGGLTLLLAVAFLLTPPDYSQQLGGVEQVTGTLDAAVVLVGLLGAYLAIAAVFHVIAGLSHKWGTTAPAAAPDGAPHA, from the coding sequence GTGTCCGACTCCGTGGACGACGCCGGCCAGCGCGCGCGGTACTGGCCGATCCCCGTCCTCCGGGCCGTCCCAGCCGCGGTCGTGGCCCTCGTCATCACCTTCTCGTCCAACCACGCCGCCGGCTACGGCCTGCTGCTCTTCGGCGGGTTCGTGATCGTCGACGCCCTCGTGCTCGGGTGGGCCGCCCTGCGCCGCATGCCCTCCGACGAGCGCTCGCGTCCGACCACGTTCGTGCAGGCGGTCGTCTCCCTCGTCGCCGGTGTCGCCGCCCTGGCGACCAACGGCGTCGGGCTCGGCGCGTTCATCACGGTGGTCGTCGGGTGGGCCGTGCTGACGGGAGCCCTCGAACTCGCACAGGGACTCCGAGCGCGCGGCCGGTCGCCGTTCGCCCGTGACTGGACCACGATCGGTGGACTCACCCTGCTGCTCGCCGTCGCGTTCCTGCTGACACCGCCGGACTACTCCCAGCAGCTCGGGGGCGTGGAGCAGGTCACCGGCACCCTGGACGCCGCCGTCGTCCTGGTCGGACTGCTCGGCGCCTACCTCGCCATCGCGGCGGTCTTCCACGTGATCGCCGGACTCTCGCACAAGTGGGGCACCACGGCGCCTGCCGCAGCCCCGGACGGAGCACCACACGCATGA
- a CDS encoding RNA polymerase sigma factor — protein sequence MDATTTTDETIVRALAAGDQAALAQVFDRYAATMTRYVWAIVDDRHDVEEVVQDAFLVLWQRAETLELPAESLLPWLLVVCRNLARNAGRKRTRHRADELPETLTAPVDHTEAAETLRWVRAEIAALPELDRRICELCLLEGRSYTEAAEALGLTVGAVTQRVSRNRRRLKKVVMHDGH from the coding sequence ATGGACGCGACCACGACGACGGACGAGACGATCGTCCGCGCACTGGCGGCCGGTGACCAGGCCGCGTTGGCGCAGGTCTTCGACCGCTACGCCGCGACGATGACCCGGTACGTGTGGGCGATCGTCGACGATCGACACGACGTCGAGGAGGTCGTCCAGGACGCGTTCCTGGTGCTGTGGCAGCGGGCGGAGACGCTGGAGCTGCCGGCGGAGAGCCTGCTGCCCTGGCTGCTCGTCGTGTGCCGGAACCTGGCGCGCAACGCCGGGCGGAAGCGCACGCGGCACCGTGCCGACGAGCTGCCGGAGACGCTCACGGCACCGGTCGACCACACCGAGGCCGCCGAGACGCTGCGCTGGGTCCGTGCCGAGATCGCGGCCCTGCCCGAACTCGACCGGCGCATCTGCGAGCTCTGCCTGCTCGAGGGGCGCTCCTACACCGAGGCAGCCGAGGCGCTCGGGCTGACGGTGGGCGCCGTGACCCAACGGGTCTCCCGCAACCGTCGACGACTCAAGAAGGTGGTGATGCACGATGGACACTGA
- a CDS encoding LysR family transcriptional regulator — translation METRLLEQFVAVAAEGTVTRAAERLWAAQSTVSAGIASLERSLGVRLFDRTGRRLVLTAAGEDLLPHARAVLGSLERMRDLATVDDADLRGRVRLGIFTSMDVVDLTGVLRRFRRRHPLVAVELMTSPSGTTGLVQDLVAGRLDLAYTGLPSVPPGVVVEPLRELPFRVYTAADHPLAARPSVSLAELAGEPFVDTAHGFGNRLILDAAFERLGLRRRVVAEMNDMPAVIRFASAGLGVGVVPDPGVRYDGAVLELEDEVEPLRIGLAMRSDTEPNRATRTLARDVVAARVG, via the coding sequence ATGGAGACCCGCCTGCTCGAACAGTTCGTGGCCGTCGCCGCCGAGGGGACCGTGACACGCGCCGCGGAACGCCTGTGGGCCGCCCAGTCGACCGTCTCCGCCGGGATCGCCTCCCTCGAACGCTCGCTCGGCGTGCGGTTGTTCGACCGCACCGGTCGGCGACTCGTGCTGACCGCGGCCGGCGAGGACCTCCTCCCGCACGCCCGCGCGGTGCTCGGTTCCCTGGAGCGCATGCGGGACCTGGCGACCGTCGACGACGCCGACCTCCGCGGCCGGGTGCGGCTGGGCATCTTCACGAGCATGGACGTCGTCGACCTGACGGGGGTGCTTCGGCGGTTCCGGCGGCGGCACCCGCTCGTGGCCGTCGAGCTGATGACCTCGCCCTCGGGCACCACCGGCCTGGTGCAGGACCTGGTCGCCGGGCGGCTCGACCTGGCGTACACGGGCCTGCCGTCCGTCCCGCCCGGGGTCGTCGTCGAACCGCTGCGCGAGCTGCCCTTCCGCGTGTACACCGCCGCGGACCACCCGCTCGCTGCTCGCCCGTCGGTGTCCCTGGCCGAACTCGCCGGGGAGCCCTTCGTCGACACCGCGCACGGCTTCGGCAACCGCCTGATCCTCGACGCCGCGTTCGAGCGCCTCGGCCTCCGACGCCGGGTCGTGGCGGAGATGAACGACATGCCGGCGGTGATCCGGTTCGCCTCGGCCGGGCTCGGCGTCGGTGTCGTCCCGGACCCGGGCGTCCGGTACGACGGCGCCGTGCTCGAGCTCGAGGACGAGGTCGAGCCGCTCCGCATCGGGCTCGCGATGCGGTCGGACACCGAACCGAACCGCGCCACGCGCACGCTCGCTCGCGACGTCGTGGCCGCACGGGTGGGGTGA
- a CDS encoding MFS transporter: MTSTTDAAPAPTTGSRPVPAPRGRRTHSRRRHGFGFWAVAFAFLAVMAFATVPAPLYVIYQARDGFPTFTTTVVFAAYGVGVVASLFLAGHLSDVHGRRPLILVSIALELVAAVLFLLWSDVAGLVVARFVTGLGVGLLTATATAHLGELRVRATGSSASAQGASVAAGAVNLGGLSLGALVGGALAEFVGQPLVVPYVVFVVALAVAFVVVLAAPETVDRPEQPVPYRPQRMAAPEGQAGVFWAAGAAAFAALAVQGLFTSVAPTFLGTTFHVTDRLAAGATTFGVFAASAVSQIVFARLSQRRQIRLGLVLLVGGLVVLAIAAVLLQVAGFIGGGVVAGAGVGLLFRAAIARAGSLVGPEQRGGVLAATFLVAYAGLTVPVVAVGAALLVVPTLPVLLAYVAFVVALALVAGPRLAARAA; this comes from the coding sequence ATGACCTCGACCACCGACGCGGCTCCGGCCCCGACGACCGGCTCCCGTCCCGTCCCCGCTCCGCGAGGGCGGCGCACGCACTCCCGTCGCCGGCACGGCTTCGGCTTCTGGGCCGTGGCCTTCGCGTTCCTGGCGGTGATGGCGTTCGCGACCGTCCCGGCACCCCTCTACGTGATCTACCAGGCGCGCGACGGCTTCCCGACGTTCACGACCACGGTCGTCTTCGCCGCCTACGGTGTCGGGGTCGTCGCCTCGCTCTTCCTGGCGGGACACCTCAGCGACGTGCACGGACGACGCCCGTTGATCCTGGTGTCGATCGCCCTCGAGCTCGTCGCGGCCGTGCTGTTCCTGCTGTGGTCCGACGTCGCCGGTCTCGTCGTGGCGCGGTTCGTCACCGGGCTCGGCGTCGGGCTCCTCACCGCGACGGCGACCGCGCACCTCGGTGAACTGCGGGTCCGGGCGACCGGCTCGTCCGCGTCCGCCCAGGGTGCGAGCGTCGCGGCCGGCGCCGTGAACCTCGGCGGTCTGTCGCTCGGCGCCCTGGTCGGGGGCGCGCTCGCGGAGTTCGTCGGGCAGCCGCTCGTCGTGCCGTACGTCGTCTTCGTCGTCGCCCTGGCGGTCGCGTTCGTCGTCGTCCTCGCCGCGCCGGAGACCGTCGACCGTCCCGAGCAGCCGGTGCCGTACCGACCGCAGCGGATGGCCGCTCCCGAGGGGCAGGCCGGCGTGTTCTGGGCCGCCGGTGCCGCGGCCTTCGCCGCCCTGGCCGTGCAGGGACTCTTCACCTCGGTGGCCCCGACCTTCCTCGGCACCACGTTCCACGTCACCGACCGTCTCGCCGCGGGCGCCACGACGTTCGGGGTCTTCGCCGCGAGTGCGGTGTCGCAGATCGTCTTCGCAAGGCTGTCCCAGCGTCGGCAGATCCGGCTCGGCCTGGTGCTGCTCGTCGGTGGTCTCGTCGTGCTCGCGATCGCCGCCGTGCTCCTGCAGGTCGCGGGCTTCATCGGCGGCGGGGTCGTGGCGGGTGCCGGTGTCGGGCTGCTCTTCCGGGCCGCGATCGCCCGCGCGGGGTCGCTCGTCGGGCCGGAGCAGCGCGGCGGGGTGCTCGCGGCGACGTTCCTCGTCGCGTACGCAGGACTGACCGTGCCCGTCGTGGCGGTCGGCGCCGCGCTCCTCGTCGTGCCGACGCTCCCGGTGCTGCTCGCGTACGTGGCCTTCGTCGTCGCACTCGCACTGGTCGCCGGCCCGCGTCTGGCCGCCCGCGCGGCGTAG
- a CDS encoding cation diffusion facilitator family transporter has product MGHDHAHGHAGASERALLVAFCISAGILLAEVVGAVVTGSLALLVDAGHMVVDTGGLGIGLVATRLARRSPTAQRTWGYQRAEVLGATAQAAILLAVGVFVVVSAVQRLFVPAEIHAGPLLVFGVVGLVGNLVAYTVLARASGGGFTSRAARLEVLNDTLGSVAVIAAAVVLALTGWERADSIAAILIGLLILPRAVRLLRETANVLLESTPPGLDLDDVRAHILELDHVIEVHDLHATLVATGVPNLTAHVVVDDHCFSTAHAPRILDALQQCVAEHFDVPVEHSTFQLEPVSHRRHEHEVHA; this is encoded by the coding sequence ATGGGACACGACCACGCGCACGGGCACGCCGGCGCCTCGGAGCGCGCGCTGCTCGTCGCGTTCTGCATCTCGGCGGGCATCCTGCTCGCCGAGGTCGTCGGGGCGGTCGTCACCGGCTCCCTCGCACTGCTCGTCGACGCCGGGCACATGGTCGTCGACACCGGTGGCCTCGGCATCGGCCTGGTCGCCACCCGGCTCGCGCGCCGCTCGCCCACGGCCCAGCGGACGTGGGGCTACCAGCGTGCTGAGGTGCTGGGCGCCACGGCGCAGGCGGCGATCCTGCTCGCCGTGGGGGTCTTCGTCGTCGTCTCGGCGGTCCAACGACTGTTCGTGCCCGCCGAGATCCACGCCGGCCCGCTGCTCGTGTTCGGTGTGGTCGGGCTCGTCGGCAACCTCGTCGCCTACACGGTGCTCGCGCGGGCCTCGGGCGGCGGCTTCACCTCACGGGCGGCCCGGCTCGAGGTGCTGAACGACACCCTCGGGTCCGTCGCGGTGATCGCCGCCGCCGTCGTCCTCGCGCTCACCGGGTGGGAGCGGGCCGACTCGATCGCCGCGATCCTGATCGGGCTGCTCATCCTGCCGCGGGCCGTCCGGCTGCTCCGCGAGACCGCGAACGTGCTGCTCGAGTCCACACCGCCCGGGCTCGACCTCGACGACGTGCGCGCGCACATCCTCGAGCTCGACCACGTGATCGAGGTGCACGACCTGCACGCGACGCTCGTCGCCACCGGCGTGCCGAACCTGACGGCGCACGTCGTCGTCGACGACCACTGCTTCTCGACCGCGCACGCGCCCCGGATCCTCGACGCGCTGCAGCAGTGCGTCGCGGAGCACTTCGACGTCCCCGTCGAGCACTCGACCTTCCAGCTCGAACCGGTCTCGCACCGGCGGCACGAGCACGAGGTGCACGCGTAG
- a CDS encoding DUF4166 domain-containing protein: MTRSPYELTTPSAVLARLHPRLRTYFGAVPVGHVGRGEGVFAVVGTPRRWIWPLLAVLARDAVVFPVWERDVPFTVENRPAHVGRGAVDGREARVAVRAHRTFRFRTGPRTMVDAITAEPHGLVDHLGRRGRVSALLRAEVDADGPDAGALRLVSTRVTVRVLGRARSLPAVAAPRVTLVERFDDDADVQRVSLRLSAPLIGTLYRYEGAFRYRIEPDTGQGTR, encoded by the coding sequence GTGACCCGGTCGCCCTACGAGCTGACGACACCGTCGGCCGTGCTCGCACGGTTGCACCCACGACTGCGCACGTACTTCGGTGCGGTCCCGGTGGGTCACGTCGGCCGCGGCGAGGGCGTGTTCGCGGTCGTCGGGACGCCGCGGCGCTGGATCTGGCCGCTCCTGGCCGTCCTGGCCCGGGACGCCGTGGTGTTCCCCGTGTGGGAGCGGGACGTCCCCTTCACGGTCGAGAACCGTCCGGCTCACGTCGGCCGCGGCGCCGTGGACGGTCGGGAGGCACGGGTCGCCGTCCGCGCGCACCGCACCTTCCGCTTCCGGACCGGACCCCGCACGATGGTGGACGCGATCACCGCCGAACCGCACGGGCTCGTCGACCACCTCGGTCGCCGTGGGCGCGTCAGCGCCCTGCTCCGGGCGGAGGTCGACGCGGACGGGCCGGACGCGGGCGCCCTGCGCCTGGTCTCCACCCGGGTGACGGTCCGTGTGCTGGGACGTGCCCGGAGCCTCCCGGCCGTCGCCGCTCCGCGTGTCACGCTCGTGGAACGATTCGATGACGATGCCGACGTGCAGCGCGTGTCCCTGCGGCTCTCGGCGCCGCTGATCGGCACGCTGTACCGGTACGAGGGCGCCTTCCGCTACCGGATCGAGCCCGACACCGGACAGGGGACACGATGA
- a CDS encoding epimerase yields MSDDTTRAPRGRAVIAGAGGFVGRHLQRAFRDEGYEVVTVGRTGDAVWGNTLRIRELVDGAAIVVNMAGKSVNCRYGRRNRAEIMRSRVDTTLELAEAIRTAEHPPPLWLNASTATIYRHADDRPQDEATGELGEGFSVSVAKAWEDALFSADLPHTRRVALRMAIVFGDGSALVPLLRLAQAGLGGPQFDGAWFPTRARLRAGTYHHDRHTHGRQRFSWVHIDDVLGVIRFVRDHEDIDGPVNVSSPEPSDNRTVMATIRDAVGRRFGLPTWRWMLEIGSFAIRTETELVLKSRWVVPTRLLEAGYEFRYPHLRGALAGIIAERRQHRG; encoded by the coding sequence ATGAGCGACGACACCACCCGCGCGCCGAGGGGCCGCGCCGTGATCGCGGGAGCGGGCGGCTTCGTCGGACGGCACCTGCAGCGTGCCTTCCGCGACGAGGGGTACGAGGTCGTCACGGTCGGTCGCACGGGCGACGCGGTGTGGGGCAACACGCTCCGGATCCGTGAGCTCGTCGACGGTGCGGCGATCGTGGTGAACATGGCGGGCAAGAGCGTGAACTGCCGCTACGGCCGTCGGAACCGAGCGGAGATCATGCGCTCCCGCGTGGACACGACGCTCGAGCTGGCCGAGGCGATCCGGACCGCCGAGCACCCGCCGCCGCTGTGGTTGAACGCCTCCACCGCGACGATCTACCGGCACGCGGACGACCGACCCCAGGACGAGGCCACGGGTGAGCTCGGCGAGGGCTTCTCGGTCTCGGTCGCGAAGGCGTGGGAGGACGCCCTGTTCAGCGCGGACCTGCCGCACACCCGCCGGGTCGCGCTCCGGATGGCGATCGTGTTCGGCGACGGGAGCGCCCTCGTCCCGCTGCTCCGACTGGCCCAGGCCGGTCTCGGCGGGCCGCAGTTCGACGGGGCGTGGTTCCCGACGCGTGCCCGGCTCCGAGCGGGCACGTACCACCACGACCGGCACACGCACGGGCGGCAGCGGTTCAGCTGGGTGCACATCGACGACGTCCTCGGGGTGATCCGGTTCGTGCGCGACCACGAGGACATCGACGGTCCGGTCAACGTCTCGAGCCCGGAGCCGTCGGACAACCGGACCGTGATGGCCACCATCCGCGACGCGGTCGGACGGCGCTTCGGGCTGCCGACCTGGCGGTGGATGCTCGAGATCGGGTCGTTCGCGATCCGCACGGAGACCGAGCTCGTGCTGAAGAGTCGGTGGGTCGTGCCGACACGACTGCTCGAGGCGGGCTACGAGTTCCGGTACCCGCACCTGCGCGGCGCGCTCGCCGGCATCATCGCCGAGCGCCGGCAGCACCGGGGCTGA